The Pseudomonadota bacterium genome includes a region encoding these proteins:
- a CDS encoding adenylosuccinate synthase, with protein sequence MGGKSVLVLGTQWGDEGKGKIVDVLTEKVAAVVRFQGGHNAGHTLVIDGETTVLHLIPSGILHPTVQCLIGNGVVLAPDALLKEIEALENKGVQVRDRLLISSACPVIMPYHVALDAAREKARGKQAIGTTGRGIGPAYEDKVSRRGLRVADLFHAERASELLRGVMDYHNFVLDRYLRSSRVDVEATIDQALAWGEALRPLAGDVVAAVAAHRSSDGDLLFEGAQGAMLDIDHGTYPYVTSSNTTAGGVCTGVGIGPGEIDYVLGITKAYATRVGGGPFPTELNDKVGGRIAKRGNEFGATTGRPRRCGWMDAIALRRAVMVNGISGLCVTKLDVLDGFDAVRMAVGYRLDGELLDVPPTDVADYAHCEPVFEDFPGWHDSTRGVTDWDKLPSAARQYLERLSEVIGSPVHIVSTGPDRRENIVLQHPFS encoded by the coding sequence ATGGGCGGGAAAAGTGTACTGGTGCTCGGAACCCAGTGGGGTGACGAGGGCAAAGGCAAGATTGTTGACGTCCTGACCGAGAAGGTGGCGGCGGTGGTCCGCTTCCAGGGTGGGCATAACGCCGGCCATACCCTGGTGATCGACGGCGAAACCACGGTCCTGCACCTGATTCCCTCCGGCATCCTTCACCCCACGGTTCAGTGCCTGATTGGCAATGGTGTGGTCCTGGCGCCAGACGCGCTGCTCAAAGAAATTGAGGCGCTGGAGAACAAGGGTGTACAGGTTCGGGATCGGCTGCTGATCAGCAGCGCCTGTCCGGTGATTATGCCGTATCACGTGGCGCTGGACGCGGCGCGGGAAAAAGCCCGAGGCAAGCAGGCCATCGGCACCACCGGCCGCGGCATTGGCCCAGCCTATGAAGATAAGGTGTCCCGGCGCGGTCTCCGGGTTGCGGATCTGTTCCACGCCGAGCGCGCCAGCGAGCTGCTCCGTGGCGTGATGGATTATCACAACTTTGTCCTCGATCGGTACCTCCGATCCAGCCGTGTAGACGTTGAGGCCACCATCGACCAGGCGCTGGCCTGGGGCGAGGCGTTGCGGCCGCTGGCGGGTGATGTGGTGGCGGCTGTTGCTGCGCATCGCAGTAGCGATGGCGACCTCCTGTTTGAGGGGGCGCAAGGAGCCATGCTGGATATCGACCACGGCACCTATCCGTACGTCACCTCGTCCAACACCACCGCAGGTGGTGTCTGCACCGGCGTCGGAATCGGACCCGGCGAAATCGACTACGTGCTCGGTATCACCAAGGCTTACGCCACCCGTGTCGGCGGTGGCCCCTTCCCAACGGAGCTCAACGATAAGGTTGGAGGCCGGATCGCCAAACGGGGCAACGAGTTTGGCGCCACGACGGGCCGTCCGCGCCGCTGCGGCTGGATGGATGCGATTGCGCTGCGGCGTGCCGTTATGGTCAACGGCATCAGCGGCCTGTGCGTGACGAAGCTCGACGTGCTGGATGGGTTCGATGCGGTTCGCATGGCGGTGGGCTACCGACTCGACGGTGAGCTGCTTGACGTCCCGCCCACCGACGTGGCCGACTACGCCCACTGTGAGCCGGTGTTTGAGGACTTTCCGGGCTGGCACGACAGCACCCGGGGCGTGACAGACTGGGACAAGCTGCCGAGCGCGGCGCGACAATACCTTGAACGCCTGAGCGAGGTGATTGGCAGTCCGGTTCATATCGTCTCGACCGGCCCGGACCGCCGCGAAAACATCGTCTTGCAGCACCCGTTTTCCTGA
- a CDS encoding DUF2065 domain-containing protein gives MSDLLAAVCLVLILEGLLPFASPSAWREAMRQLASLDDKTLRTFGGACMLAGLILLNFVKQ, from the coding sequence GTGTCTGATCTGCTGGCCGCTGTATGCCTGGTGCTGATCCTCGAAGGCCTGCTGCCGTTCGCCAGCCCTTCAGCCTGGCGAGAGGCCATGCGACAGCTAGCCTCACTTGACGACAAAACTCTGCGGACCTTCGGCGGCGCCTGTATGCTGGCGGGGCTGATTTTGCTGAACTTTGTAAAACAGTAG
- the hflC gene encoding protease modulator HflC, with translation MKGLGIIVGALVAILLYLSAFTVSEVEYAAKFRLGEVVRTDFEPGLHWQLPIVNNVRKFDRRILTLDAQPERFITSEKKDVIVDSFVKWRISDVRDFYTATGGGDLVRARQRLSQIIADGLRAEFAKRTLQEVISTEREEIMQSLVVRASGVASSLGIEIVDVRVKRIDLPDQVSSSVFSRMRAERKEVANELRSEGNEEAEKIAAGADRERTVLLAESQRDAERIRGEGDAQAANLYAQAYERDREFYSFYRSLQAYRQTFGNGGDVMMLDSTSEFFDYFGQQVDVD, from the coding sequence ATGAAAGGATTAGGAATTATTGTCGGCGCACTGGTCGCCATCCTGCTTTACCTGTCGGCGTTCACCGTTTCCGAGGTGGAATACGCCGCCAAGTTCCGCCTGGGTGAGGTCGTTCGAACCGATTTTGAGCCGGGCCTGCACTGGCAGCTGCCCATCGTGAACAACGTGCGCAAATTCGACCGTCGGATTCTCACGCTGGATGCGCAGCCGGAGCGTTTCATCACCTCCGAGAAAAAGGACGTGATCGTCGACTCCTTCGTCAAATGGCGCATCTCCGACGTTCGCGATTTCTACACTGCCACCGGAGGCGGAGACCTGGTTCGAGCGCGTCAGCGCCTCAGCCAGATCATCGCTGACGGACTGCGGGCCGAGTTTGCGAAGCGCACGCTGCAGGAAGTGATCTCAACCGAACGCGAAGAGATTATGCAGTCGCTGGTGGTTCGCGCCAGCGGCGTCGCCAGTTCGCTGGGTATCGAAATTGTTGACGTCCGCGTCAAGCGAATCGATCTTCCGGATCAGGTCAGCAGCTCGGTATTCAGCCGGATGCGGGCTGAGCGAAAAGAGGTGGCCAACGAGCTGCGTTCGGAAGGCAACGAGGAGGCTGAAAAAATTGCTGCTGGTGCTGACCGAGAACGCACCGTCCTGCTGGCTGAATCGCAACGCGACGCCGAGCGGATTCGCGGTGAGGGAGATGCGCAGGCTGCAAACCTCTACGCGCAGGCCTACGAAAGAGATCGCGAGTTCTATTCGTTCTACCGCTCCCTGCAGGCCTACCGGCAAACCTTCGGCAATGGCGGTGACGTCATGATGCTGGACTCTACTTCGGAATTTTTCGACTACTTCGGCCAACAGGTAGACGTCGACTAG
- the hflK gene encoding FtsH protease activity modulator HflK yields the protein MAWNEPGNGKDPWKSGGGGDQPPDLDEVFRNLQNRISGIFGGGGRRGSSSGGGNAGLFFLAIAAIVVWLLVDSVYTIDEPERGVVLRFGQHVKTMQPGLNFTLPRPIDRVYRVNVEQIRSDVAEGYMLTLDENIVDMRMATQFRVKDAEAFLFNVQDPEATMGQAAESAMRQVVGDNIMDFVLLEGRAEIAFQIREIQQSIMDRYETGVEITAVNLEEVRPPQEVKDAFDDAIKAREDKEKSQNEAQAYANSVVPEARGRAARLIQEAEAYKSAVTSRAEGEAQRFSLLLDEYQLAPEVTRQRLYLETMENVLGSTSKVIVDVKEGNNVMYLPLDEIIRNTTPALQRSNNSDFRSDSGANNDTFDPRQTPRRGRDGS from the coding sequence ATGGCCTGGAACGAACCCGGCAACGGAAAAGACCCCTGGAAGTCTGGTGGCGGTGGCGATCAGCCGCCCGATCTGGATGAGGTTTTTCGCAATCTGCAGAACCGGATCAGCGGCATTTTTGGCGGCGGTGGTCGACGCGGATCAAGCAGCGGCGGCGGCAATGCTGGCCTGTTTTTCCTGGCGATCGCAGCCATTGTTGTCTGGCTGCTGGTCGACTCGGTCTACACCATCGACGAACCGGAGCGCGGGGTTGTGCTGCGCTTCGGCCAGCACGTCAAAACGATGCAGCCCGGCCTGAACTTCACGCTGCCGAGACCCATCGATCGGGTTTATCGCGTCAACGTCGAGCAGATTCGCTCCGACGTTGCGGAAGGCTACATGCTCACGCTGGACGAAAACATCGTGGACATGCGTATGGCGACCCAGTTCCGGGTGAAAGACGCTGAGGCCTTCCTGTTCAACGTGCAGGATCCCGAGGCCACCATGGGGCAGGCCGCTGAATCGGCGATGCGTCAGGTGGTCGGCGACAACATTATGGACTTTGTCCTGCTCGAGGGCCGGGCTGAGATCGCGTTTCAGATTCGCGAAATCCAGCAGTCCATCATGGATCGCTACGAAACCGGCGTTGAGATCACCGCGGTCAACCTGGAGGAGGTTCGACCGCCCCAGGAAGTTAAAGACGCCTTCGACGATGCCATCAAGGCTCGCGAGGACAAAGAGAAGTCTCAGAATGAAGCCCAGGCCTACGCCAACTCGGTAGTGCCGGAAGCGCGCGGCCGAGCGGCTCGCCTGATCCAGGAGGCGGAAGCCTACAAGTCGGCGGTCACCTCTCGGGCTGAAGGTGAAGCCCAGCGCTTCAGCCTGCTGCTCGACGAGTATCAGCTGGCGCCGGAGGTCACCCGCCAGCGTCTGTACCTCGAGACGATGGAAAACGTCCTTGGGAGCACGTCCAAAGTCATTGTCGACGTCAAAGAAGGCAACAACGTGATGTATCTGCCGCTGGACGAAATCATTCGGAACACGACGCCAGCACTGCAGCGCAGCAACAATTCTGACTTCCGGTCGGACTCGGGTGCGAACAACGACACCTTCGACCCGAGACAAACGCCGCGTCGCGGCCGGGATGGGAGCTGA
- the hflX gene encoding ribosome rescue GTPase HflX — MLLLHPRFQARDSQEDLDEFRELATSAGLEVCAEIEAPRGAPDAATLVGKGKVQEIAEAAKELKIDTILVNHKLSPIQERNLEKITCRRVHDRNTLILDIFAQRARSHEGKLQVELAQLKHLSTRLVRGWTHLERQKGGIGLRGPGETQLETDRRLLGARVKTLNKRLERLTRQRRQSRRSRARSSVPLVSLVGYTNAGKSTLFNRLTDGGVYAADQLFATLDPTLRRLNYSAVEGPNGTVSGGSDVVLADTVGFIRHLPHELVAAFKSTLEETRDADLLLHVVDAADPNRDERVESVAAVLEEIGAGDVPQLVVNNKIDLLGRPPERQQRTDGERVWLSANTGAGLDLLLVAIREQLAGRLVERELTLEPSEGKLRARLFSMGCVTQEQSTDQGGWQLCCAIAGREYEALEREWPDHFPPGQCPDSAVNAGQEPTGDVAAAGREL, encoded by the coding sequence GTGCTGCTTCTGCACCCGCGCTTCCAGGCGCGCGATAGCCAGGAAGATCTCGATGAGTTTCGAGAGCTGGCGACTTCCGCTGGCCTGGAGGTGTGCGCGGAAATCGAAGCGCCGCGCGGCGCGCCGGACGCGGCGACGCTCGTCGGTAAGGGCAAGGTTCAGGAGATCGCCGAGGCGGCGAAAGAGCTTAAGATCGATACGATTTTGGTCAATCACAAGCTCAGCCCGATCCAGGAACGGAATCTGGAAAAAATCACGTGCCGGCGTGTTCACGATAGGAACACGCTGATCTTGGATATCTTTGCGCAGCGGGCACGCTCGCACGAGGGCAAGCTGCAGGTGGAGCTGGCGCAGCTCAAACACCTGTCCACTCGGCTGGTGAGAGGTTGGACGCACCTCGAGCGGCAGAAAGGCGGTATCGGACTGCGTGGTCCAGGTGAGACCCAGCTCGAAACCGACCGTCGACTGCTTGGGGCGCGAGTAAAGACGCTGAACAAGCGGCTTGAGCGCCTGACCCGGCAGCGGCGGCAGAGCCGTCGGTCCAGAGCGCGTAGCTCAGTGCCATTGGTGTCGCTGGTGGGCTATACGAACGCGGGGAAGTCGACGCTGTTCAATCGGCTCACCGACGGCGGGGTCTACGCGGCTGATCAGCTGTTTGCGACGCTCGACCCAACACTGCGCCGACTGAACTACTCGGCGGTGGAAGGTCCAAACGGAACCGTTTCGGGCGGGTCGGATGTGGTTTTGGCGGATACGGTGGGCTTTATTCGTCACCTGCCCCATGAGCTCGTGGCGGCCTTCAAGTCGACGCTCGAGGAGACCCGGGACGCTGATCTTCTGCTCCATGTGGTGGATGCCGCTGACCCCAACCGCGACGAGCGAGTGGAATCGGTTGCGGCGGTCCTGGAAGAAATCGGCGCGGGCGACGTGCCTCAGCTGGTGGTCAACAATAAGATTGACCTGCTGGGCCGGCCGCCCGAACGTCAGCAGCGGACGGACGGCGAGCGCGTGTGGCTTTCAGCTAATACCGGCGCCGGGCTCGACCTGCTGCTCGTGGCGATCCGCGAACAGCTGGCGGGACGCTTGGTGGAGCGCGAGCTGACGCTCGAGCCTTCGGAGGGCAAGCTGCGCGCGAGACTGTTCAGCATGGGTTGCGTCACCCAGGAGCAGTCCACAGATCAGGGCGGCTGGCAGCTATGCTGTGCCATCGCCGGTCGAGAGTACGAAGCGCTGGAGCGGGAGTGGCCGGACCATTTCCCGCCCGGTCAATGCCCGGATTCAGCCGTCAACGCGGGGCAGGAACCTACCGGTGATGTTGCTGCTGCCGGGAGAGAACTTTAA
- the hfq gene encoding RNA chaperone Hfq: MSKGHSLQEPFLNALRRERVPVSIYLVNGIKLQGQIDSFDQFVVVLKNAVSQMIYKHAISTVVPSRNVKITDEDQ, from the coding sequence ATGTCCAAAGGCCATTCACTGCAGGAGCCGTTTCTTAACGCGCTCCGGAGAGAGCGCGTGCCGGTGTCCATTTATCTGGTCAACGGCATCAAGTTGCAGGGTCAGATCGATTCATTCGATCAGTTTGTGGTGGTACTAAAAAATGCTGTCAGTCAGATGATCTACAAGCACGCGATTTCGACCGTGGTCCCGTCGCGAAACGTCAAAATTACCGACGAAGACCAGTAA